Within the Stenotrophomonas maltophilia genome, the region AACGGTGTGCTGGTGCAGGACGACACGGTGCTGGCGGGCAAGACCGAGTACATCGGCGCGCCTTCCTACGCGCCACATGCCTGTGCGCCGCTGTACCTGCAGGAGCACGACGCCAGGGTGAGCTACCGCAACATCTGGGTGCGCGAGCTGTAGCGCACCCTCATGCCTACTTCGCCAGGTAGCTGGCGATGTTGTCGATCTCCTGCTGCGACAGCTGCGGGAAGGGGGGCATCAAGCCGCCGCCCTGCTTGATCTTGTCCTTGATCTGCGCAGGCTGAAGCCGTTTGCTGACGTCGGTGAGCGCAGGGAACGTCGGTGGCACGCCGGCGCGCTCCGCACCGTGGCAGGCCACGCAGTGCGTTGCGTAGAGCTGCGCTCCGGCAGCAGGGTCTTCCTTGCACCACGCCGCAGCGGCCAGCAGGGTGCCGCACAGCGCGACAGTCACTTTCAGAATCGTTTTCAAGCTGGGCTCCTTCGCGGGCTAGCGCTGTGCACCGGCAGGCACGCGGGCAGTCAGGTGTTCACGCAGATAGTCCGCACCGGTGCGG harbors:
- a CDS encoding c-type cytochrome, giving the protein MKTILKVTVALCGTLLAAAAWCKEDPAAGAQLYATHCVACHGAERAGVPPTFPALTDVSKRLQPAQIKDKIKQGGGLMPPFPQLSQQEIDNIASYLAK